A stretch of DNA from Pseudomonadota bacterium:
ATAAATCCGAGAGAGTAATTGAATAGGTAAGATTTAGTTTGTCTACAGCAAATATTAAAGTGTAAGATTATGAATACATGCAGCTAACCCCTTATCATGCCAAATACTTTGCCTATGAGCTTACTAAGCGCTGTTCGTCAAATAGTTTGGAAAAACTTTCTTCCACACTTTCTAATGCTCAAGTTGACCTGAATCCACATCAAATCGAAGCAGCCCTTTTTGCTTTCCGCTCCCCATTGTCAAAAGGAGCTATTTTAGCTGATGAAGTTGGTTTAGGAAAAACGATTGAGGCCGGATTAGTTCTCTCACAGAAGTGGGCAGAAAGAAAAAGAAACATTCTCTTAATCGTTCCA
This window harbors:
- a CDS encoding DEAD/DEAH box helicase — translated: MQLTPYHAKYFAYELTKRCSSNSLEKLSSTLSNAQVDLNPHQIEAALFAFRSPLSKGAILADEVGLGKTIEAGLVLSQKWAERKRNILLIVP